The Kosmotoga arenicorallina S304 genome contains the following window.
TATGGACAAAATCACCCATGAAGTCATTGACGGAATGAATGTTTTTAGGGTAAAACTTCCGTTTGTTGAAAGATCGAAAAAAATTAGAAGGGGTTTAGAGCATTTCGAGATAGCAAATAAACTTCTAAGAGCTGGAAAGAAGATTCTAAAAAATAAAAGCATAGATGTTAGTCTCACATACTCGCCACCACTTACCCTCTATAAAACCGCATACAAATTAGGAAAACAATATAATTTTCCAAGTATTTTAAATGTTCAGGATTTATTTCCTCAAGCTGCTATTGATCTTGGAATAATGAAGAGCAAAGCTATCATTTCCTTTTTTAAAAGGTTAGAAAAAAGAGCTTATGAAAAATCTAATCTCATAACCGTTCACTCTGAGACCAATGCAAAGTACGTAGAAAAAATAGTCAATAGTGAAAAAGTGTTGGTTTTCGAAAACTGGATAGACATCAATTTAATTATGCCAGGGGAGAAAAGAAACAAGTTTTCTGAAGAGAATAACTTATACGATAAATTCATTATCTCTTTTGCAGGCACTTTGGGCTATTCTCAGGATGTTGAGGTAATATTGAATGCTGCAGAAATAACAAAAAATCACGATATATACTATTTGATAGTTGGAGATGGAGTTAAATATGAACAACTTAAATTGGAAAAAGTAAAAAGAAATCTGAGAAAGATTATTCTTTTACCCCCTGTTCCTAAAGAAATATATCCTCTTGTTCTCCATACTTCAGATATATCTTTAGCAACACTAACAAAAGATGTTCGCACCCCTGTTGTTCCCTCAAAAATACTTAGTATTATGTCGGCAGGCATTCCTGTAATAGCCACAATGAATTTGGATGGAGATGCTCCAAAATTGATTGAAAAAGCTAAAGCTGGATATGTTTTGCCCGCTGGAGACGCCAAAGGTTTGGCTGAAAAAATCCTCGAATTATATAATAATCCTGACCTTAGAAAAAAACTAGGAAAAAACGGAAGAGAATATGTAGAAAAAAATCTTTCAGTTCAAGTAGCCGCAGATAAATACGAGGAGATATTCAAAAGAGTAATAAACGAATATAAAAGGAGGAATAAAAATGGCTGATTACCTCAATTATTATTCAGGCAAAAGAGTCTTAGTGACGGGAGGAGCCGGTGCTGTTGGTTCACAACTGACAAAGAGATTACTCGAACTCGGAGCTTTCGTTATAGTCATAGATAACCTCTCTTCAGGTTATACCTGGAACCTACCTCAAGATACCAAAAATCTTCTTTTTGTTGAGGGCGATATAACAAATGATATCGACCTTAAAAGAGTCTTTGGTGAAGAACCTGAGATAATATTCCATTTGGCTGCCTTTTTCGCCAATCAAAACTCGGTCGATTACCCAGAAAAAGATTTGTGGACAAACGGTTTTGGCACCTTAAAACTCTTAGAATACACGAAACTCTATGGAAAAATTGAACGATTTGTTTATGCGTCCTCTGGTTGTTCAATTTATCCAAGCGATGCTCCAATGCCATATAAAGAAAGTTTACCACCATCAATGGATATGAGTACACCATACCAAATCACTAAAATGCTCGGGGAACTCTATGGAAATTTCTTCTATAAAATGTACGATGTTCACATAGCCAAAGCACGGTTCTTCAATAGCTATGGACCAGGTGAAGTTCCAGGTCAGTATAGAAATGTCATACCCAACTTTATATATTGGGCAATGAATAAGCAACCTCTTCCAATAACTGGAACCGGAGAAGAAACAAGAGATTTTACCTATGTTGGTGACATTGTCGATGGATTGCTAAGAATGGGATACTTTAAAGAGGCTATTGGAGAAGCATTTAATTTAGCCGCTGGAAGGGAAATAAAAATACAGTATTTGGCAGAAACAATTAACCGTTTAACAGGAAACGATGCAGGTATTATCTATACTCAAAGAAGAAAATGGGATACGAAACCAAGGCTTTTAGCTTCAAATGAGAAAGCTAAGAGAATTTTGGGATTTAAGCCAGATCCTGATTTTGAAAAAGGTCTCATAAAAGCCATAGAGTGGTTCAAAGATAACTGGGAGAATATCAAAGTAGCGGCAAAATTTGGGCCCGGGATATCTTCAGCCGTAAGAGGAGTGAAATAAATTGAAGCAGGTAATGCAAAATTATCGAACAGGAAAACTCGAACTAGCTGATGTCCCATATCCAGCATGCAAAAGTGGAGGCGTGATAGTAAAAAATGTTGCTTCTGCGATAAGTTTAGGGACAGAGAAACTCATGCTTTCAACTGCCAAGAAGAGTCTTTTGAAAAAAGCTTTAGATCGTCCAGATCTTGTAAGAAAAGTTATAAACATGGCAAAAACCGAGGGACTAGCTGAAGCATATAGACAAGCCATGAATCGCTTAGATGACCCTGTACCACTTGGATACTCTTGTGCAGGAATAGTAGAAGAAGTGGGAGCAGATGTTTTAGGTATTCAAAAAGGAGATAAAGTTGCCTGCTTTGGTAGCGGCTATGCTTCCCATGCTGAGTTTGTTTGGGTTCCCAAAAACCTAATTGTCAGAATTCCGGATGGTCTATCTTTTGAAGAAGCATCTTTTGTTGGTATTGGTGCGATTTCCCTTCATGCAATCAGAATGGCTGACGTCTCTATCGGTGAAAGAGTTGCTGTTATCGGTCTGGGACTTCTTGGACTGATTGCTGTACAAATTCTAAAAAGTTTGAATTGTAAGGTACTTGGAGTTGATATTAACGATAGTCGCCTAGCTCTTGCAAAGGAATTTGGTTGTGACAACGTTGTAAATGCCTCCGATAGAGCAGCAGTAATTCAAGCAGCCAAAGATATCTCAGATGGTTATGGTGTCGATAATGTACTTGTATATGCTTCATCAGGTGGAAAAGATTCTGTTAGTATGTACGCGGAAATGGCTCGTAATCGTGGGAAAATAGTAATTCCTGGGGTTGTAGATATGGAAGTTCCCAGAAAGGATTTCTTCGAAAAAGAACTTCAACTCGTGGTTACACGTGCTGCGGGACCCGGAATTTTTGATGACAACTACGAATTAAAAGGAAGAGATTATCCCATTGGATACATACGCTGGAGTGAACAGCGAAATATGCAAGCCTTTCTAGAATTAGTTGCATCTGGAAAGGTATCAGTAAAAAAGTTAATTAGTCACAGATTCAAATTTTCTGAGGCTGAAAATGCCTATGATTTGATTATCAGTGGCAGAGAAAAGATATTAGGAGCGGTTTTCCAATATGAGAATTCAGAGAGCACCAATAATCGTGAAAAAATCAAAGTTATCAAAAATTTGACTATTCAAAAATCAAAAAACAAAAAACAGGCAGTCATTGGGTTAATTGGCGCCGGACTATTTACTAAGACAACGTTATTACCAATTCTATCAAAAATGGAAAATGTGAGACTTAAATGGTTGGCAACTACAACTGGCGTTTCGGCCAATCATAATGGCAGAAAATTCGGAATCGAAAAAATCACAACCGATTATAGAAACATTCTTTCTGATGAAGAAGTCGACGCTGTCATGGTGCTTACCCGCCATAATAGCCATTCGAAATTTGTTATCGAGGCTTTGGATGCGGGAAAACATGTGTATGTAGAGAAACCACTAGCAATCACAATGGAACAATTGAAAGCAATCGATGAAGCTCACTCAAGAAATCCAGATAGATTTATTATGGTTGGTTTTAATAGGCGCTTTTCTCCTCATGCTACTTTCATAAGAAAGCATTTTGAAAATGCTAATGGTCCTTTTGTTGTAACCTGTCGCGTAAATGCCGGTTATGCTGACAAATCTTCTTGGGTGTTAAATCCAGAAAGTGGCGGGGGAAGAATAGTGGGCGAAGCTTGTCACTTTATAGACCTTATTGAATATTTAACAGGCGAACTTCCAGTTTCGGTTTCCGTTGAAACAATAGACAAGAAAAATGGCTACTTCAAAAGCGATAATGTAGTCATTACAATGAAAATGAATAACGGATCAATCGGAACAATTATCTATTATGCAAACGGCCATAAACGTTTTCCAAGAGAATATGTAGAGATATCTGGAAACGGGATGGTAGGAGCCATTGAGAATTTTGTTAGGTCAAGCCTCGTCAAGGGAACAAAGATTTTAAAGAAAAAAACCTTAGGAGTTGACAGAGGGCACAAAGCAGAGATGGGCACTTTCATTGAAGCCTGTATTTACAACTCTCTCCAAATTCCTTATGAAGAGATTAGAGCTACAACTTTGGCAAGCATAATTGGAGAGTCTTTACCGTCTGTACGTACTAAATTGTCAGGAAACTAGTTGATTCATCTATATGATAATTAGCTGAAGTGCTAATTTGATTTAAATATTGATAAAAGCCAACAGAGCAAATAATTACTACTAAAATTTGTTATCAATGGTATGCAAACTTTCTATTAGTACAAACCAATCCGGTTGCTGGAGGCGCAGAAACAATGTTTCTTTGAAGGTTGTGAAGATAATAGAGAGTTATATAATTAACCGGGTAACTTGGTACAAAGGAGTATAGTAAAAAGATGAAGAAGTTGATGATAGGCCCATTTCCACCACCAATACATGGAATGTCCATAGCAAATAATATGTTATTCAATGGGATGAAAAACAAGCATGAGGTTGAGGTACTCAACACTAATACGGAAAAGCGATTGGGAAATCTAAGTAAACAAGGTAGACTTACATATAGCAAGGCTTTTAGATCTTTATCACAAATTCTGTCTGGCACTACAAAGATTCTGTTAGGAAAAAGGTATGATATTGTCTATATGACGCCTAGTCAAACTATCGGAGGATATCTAAAGTATGTACCTTTTATGTGGGCGGCAAAAATAAGACAAATCCCTTACGTGATTCACATTCATGGTGGTTATTTTAGAAAAATGTACAATAGCACTTCCGGTTGGAAACAAAAGGTAATCGATAAAAGCCTGAATGGATTAGCTGGAGCAGTAGTTTTAGGTCCTTCTTTGCTCTATATATTCGAAGGCTTGATACCAAACGAAAAGATTTTCGTCTGTGAAAATGGTGTTGAGGATGAAATCTTCGCCACAGAAGAAGAGATTAATAATAAAATAGAACGATGGAAAAATGATGATACGATAAGAATCGTATACTTAAGCAACCTCATGAAAGCGAAAGGAATTTTAAATCTACTGGAGGCAGTAAAAATCCTTACAAACGAAGGCAAAAAAGTTCACTTGGATGTTACTAGTGCCATTAAGTTAGAAATAAAGCTTGAAGGCAGAATGTTTTTTCAAAGTTTGGAATAATGTTTTTTATAGGGCGTCGCGAAAATACGGGCTTCCTAGATTTTAAAGGTAGTACCAATGAAATAATCAAGATAAAAAAAGAGATCCAAATAAAAGTACAACAAGAATTTACAAAAAGCGATATTGTAAAGATTATCTAGTAGTTTGATACAATCAAGATTTTACTGAATATTGGTCTTGACTTTTTTCTCGAAACTCGAGACTTGTTTGATAATATAAGATTTGGCCATTTCGACATATAACCTCTGTGTTATGCTCAATGTCTTGAACAAGCGTCTTCACAGAAAAGGGTTATATTATTGGTTGTTACCGATTTTCGAGCACCCTAAATAATTGATTTTTATAAAAAGATCGTAACAAACAATTTTTCAATAATTTTAAAAATAGGTGATGTTTATGGATAAATTTGAAAAGTATTATACTTATCTAATGTCTTTTATTATTTGGATAATTATTTCGGGCTGGTCTATTGTACTCTACATAGCAAGAATTTCTGGGTTGTGGTTTGATAATATGGTTGGTGTGATGATTATTTTGGCTGCAGTTTCGGGTATCTTCCTTGCAATTAGCCAAACAAAGCCAAAGGTTTTAAGCTCAGTTTTTATCTTATTTCTTCTATATATAATTGTATCAACTATCTCGTTCATAACTACAAGTGCATTTGGAACAAATTATTGGACGATGAAAGTATCTATATTTTATGTAAATGTATTTCTCGTAGGAATATTTGCATTGTTTATTTCACAATATTTTTTTGACGAAAGAATAATAGGATACTTATCATTTATAAGTATTATAATAACAATGCTTTTTTCTTATGAGAGTACTCTCAAAATAACATATGCTAGTTATTCACGAGTTGGTTCTGAAGGGAATCCAATCGCATTATCGTATTCTGTTGCATTTAGTTTTGCTTTTTTGGCTTGGGAATGCTTGGTCCATAGAAATCTTATGTTGTTTCTATTCATAGGATTATTAGGTAGCTTAAGTGTATTTATTCTTGGTACAAGACAAACAGTTTTCGCATATATTTTTCAAATTATAATTCTCTACTTTGCATATTTTAAGAAGAAAAGAATAGCTTCGAAAAAATTTCATATAATAAGTAGCAAGAAAACCTCGTATGATGCCAGAAAATTATTTTTGAATCTGTTTATTATCGTAATGCTAATTTTTGCCTGCTTCGTTTTTTACAACATGAAGGAAATTAGTGAAACGATAAACTTAATGTGGAGTTCTTCAATACAAAGATGGAATGTGTTCGTTAATGAGGGATACTCTGATTCGGGAAGAATTTTCTTTAACAGAGTTGCACTCGA
Protein-coding sequences here:
- a CDS encoding glycosyltransferase family 4 protein codes for the protein MNVLLINNYFPPEIGAASHLFYYLGKELAKRGHKVYVLTGVPRYNVSYEEYKHFTKNMDKITHEVIDGMNVFRVKLPFVERSKKIRRGLEHFEIANKLLRAGKKILKNKSIDVSLTYSPPLTLYKTAYKLGKQYNFPSILNVQDLFPQAAIDLGIMKSKAIISFFKRLEKRAYEKSNLITVHSETNAKYVEKIVNSEKVLVFENWIDINLIMPGEKRNKFSEENNLYDKFIISFAGTLGYSQDVEVILNAAEITKNHDIYYLIVGDGVKYEQLKLEKVKRNLRKIILLPPVPKEIYPLVLHTSDISLATLTKDVRTPVVPSKILSIMSAGIPVIATMNLDGDAPKLIEKAKAGYVLPAGDAKGLAEKILELYNNPDLRKKLGKNGREYVEKNLSVQVAADKYEEIFKRVINEYKRRNKNG
- a CDS encoding NAD-dependent epimerase/dehydratase family protein, encoding MADYLNYYSGKRVLVTGGAGAVGSQLTKRLLELGAFVIVIDNLSSGYTWNLPQDTKNLLFVEGDITNDIDLKRVFGEEPEIIFHLAAFFANQNSVDYPEKDLWTNGFGTLKLLEYTKLYGKIERFVYASSGCSIYPSDAPMPYKESLPPSMDMSTPYQITKMLGELYGNFFYKMYDVHIAKARFFNSYGPGEVPGQYRNVIPNFIYWAMNKQPLPITGTGEETRDFTYVGDIVDGLLRMGYFKEAIGEAFNLAAGREIKIQYLAETINRLTGNDAGIIYTQRRKWDTKPRLLASNEKAKRILGFKPDPDFEKGLIKAIEWFKDNWENIKVAAKFGPGISSAVRGVK
- a CDS encoding bi-domain-containing oxidoreductase → MKQVMQNYRTGKLELADVPYPACKSGGVIVKNVASAISLGTEKLMLSTAKKSLLKKALDRPDLVRKVINMAKTEGLAEAYRQAMNRLDDPVPLGYSCAGIVEEVGADVLGIQKGDKVACFGSGYASHAEFVWVPKNLIVRIPDGLSFEEASFVGIGAISLHAIRMADVSIGERVAVIGLGLLGLIAVQILKSLNCKVLGVDINDSRLALAKEFGCDNVVNASDRAAVIQAAKDISDGYGVDNVLVYASSGGKDSVSMYAEMARNRGKIVIPGVVDMEVPRKDFFEKELQLVVTRAAGPGIFDDNYELKGRDYPIGYIRWSEQRNMQAFLELVASGKVSVKKLISHRFKFSEAENAYDLIISGREKILGAVFQYENSESTNNREKIKVIKNLTIQKSKNKKQAVIGLIGAGLFTKTTLLPILSKMENVRLKWLATTTGVSANHNGRKFGIEKITTDYRNILSDEEVDAVMVLTRHNSHSKFVIEALDAGKHVYVEKPLAITMEQLKAIDEAHSRNPDRFIMVGFNRRFSPHATFIRKHFENANGPFVVTCRVNAGYADKSSWVLNPESGGGRIVGEACHFIDLIEYLTGELPVSVSVETIDKKNGYFKSDNVVITMKMNNGSIGTIIYYANGHKRFPREYVEISGNGMVGAIENFVRSSLVKGTKILKKKTLGVDRGHKAEMGTFIEACIYNSLQIPYEEIRATTLASIIGESLPSVRTKLSGN
- a CDS encoding glycosyltransferase family protein, translated to MKKLMIGPFPPPIHGMSIANNMLFNGMKNKHEVEVLNTNTEKRLGNLSKQGRLTYSKAFRSLSQILSGTTKILLGKRYDIVYMTPSQTIGGYLKYVPFMWAAKIRQIPYVIHIHGGYFRKMYNSTSGWKQKVIDKSLNGLAGAVVLGPSLLYIFEGLIPNEKIFVCENGVEDEIFATEEEINNKIERWKNDDTIRIVYLSNLMKAKGILNLLEAVKILTNEGKKVHLDVTSAIKLEIKLEGRMFFQSLE